One stretch of Rhodoferax lithotrophicus DNA includes these proteins:
- a CDS encoding type I restriction-modification system subunit M: protein MLDDIKKTLWATADKLRANMDAAEYKHLVLGLIFVKYISDTFAARRAELVMRLSNPADEYFYHDAQPGDIEAELEDRDYYKEVNAFWVPEPARWEALRNAAKQADIGKCIDEALTQIEQENPKLKGILDKRYARAQLPDGKLGELVDLVSTIGFGDNPSTARDVLGQVYEYFLGMFASAEGKRGGQFYTPASIVKTLVAVLAPHTGKVYDPCCGSGGMFVQSEKFIAAHGGKTGDVAIFGQEANPTTWRLAAMNLAIRGIDFNLGREPGDTFTRNQHADLRADFILANPPFNISDWWHGSLTGDPRWVYGDPPQGNANYAWLQHMLHHLKPTGRAGIVLANGSMSSSQNSEGQIRAAMVEADVVEVMVALPGQLFFNTQIPACLWFLVKQKQKRKGEVLFIDARKQASMISRVQSELTDAVIERIAATVAAWRGELGAGEYQDIAGFCRSVTLAEIAQHGHVLTPGRYVGAEEVEDKDEDFATKMQQLTEKLGEQMAKGAELDQLIRQKLGGLGYEF, encoded by the coding sequence ATGCTCGACGACATCAAAAAAACCCTGTGGGCCACCGCCGACAAATTACGCGCCAACATGGATGCCGCCGAATACAAGCACCTGGTGCTCGGCCTGATCTTCGTCAAATACATCTCTGACACCTTCGCCGCACGCCGTGCCGAACTGGTCATGCGCCTGAGCAACCCGGCAGACGAGTATTTCTACCACGATGCCCAGCCCGGCGACATTGAGGCCGAGCTGGAAGACCGCGACTATTACAAAGAAGTCAACGCTTTCTGGGTGCCTGAACCCGCCCGCTGGGAGGCGCTGCGCAATGCCGCCAAGCAAGCTGACATTGGCAAATGTATTGACGAAGCCCTGACCCAAATCGAGCAGGAAAACCCCAAGCTCAAAGGTATTCTGGACAAACGCTACGCCCGCGCCCAGCTGCCCGACGGCAAACTCGGTGAACTGGTGGACCTGGTTTCAACCATCGGCTTTGGTGACAACCCAAGCACGGCGCGTGATGTGCTGGGCCAGGTCTACGAATACTTTCTGGGCATGTTTGCCAGTGCCGAAGGCAAACGCGGCGGCCAGTTTTACACCCCGGCCAGCATTGTCAAAACCCTGGTGGCCGTGCTGGCCCCGCACACCGGCAAGGTCTATGACCCCTGTTGTGGCAGTGGTGGCATGTTTGTGCAGTCTGAGAAATTCATAGCTGCCCACGGAGGAAAGACGGGCGATGTCGCCATATTTGGCCAGGAAGCCAACCCCACCACCTGGCGGCTGGCGGCGATGAACCTGGCCATCCGTGGCATCGACTTCAATCTGGGCCGCGAGCCGGGCGACACCTTCACCCGCAACCAGCATGCTGATTTACGCGCCGACTTCATCCTGGCGAACCCACCCTTCAACATCAGCGACTGGTGGCACGGCAGCCTGACGGGTGATCCGCGCTGGGTCTATGGTGACCCGCCCCAAGGCAACGCCAACTACGCCTGGTTACAGCACATGCTGCACCACCTCAAACCCACTGGCCGGGCCGGCATTGTGCTGGCCAACGGCTCCATGAGCAGCAGCCAGAACTCTGAGGGTCAAATCCGCGCCGCCATGGTCGAGGCCGATGTGGTTGAGGTGATGGTGGCGCTGCCCGGCCAGCTGTTTTTCAACACCCAGATTCCCGCCTGCCTGTGGTTTCTGGTCAAGCAGAAGCAGAAACGCAAGGGCGAAGTGCTGTTCATCGATGCCCGCAAACAAGCCAGCATGATCAGCCGGGTGCAAAGTGAGCTGACCGATGCCGTCATTGAGCGTATTGCCGCCACCGTGGCGGCCTGGCGTGGCGAGCTGGGTGCTGGTGAATACCAGGACATTGCTGGCTTTTGTCGCAGCGTGACCCTGGCCGAGATTGCCCAGCACGGCCACGTGCTCACCCCTGGCCGTTACGTGGGCGCGGAAGAAGTCGAAGACAAGGACGAAGACTTTGCCACCAAAATGCAGCAGCTCACCGAAAAGCTGGGTGAGCAGATGGCCAAGGGGGCGGAGCTGGATCAGTTGATACGGCAAAAGCTGGGAGGGTTAGGATATGAGTTCTGA
- a CDS encoding YXWGXW repeat-containing protein gives MKRYTMVRGLVLSLALMAGSAAWAQINFNIVVAPPAPMFEAVPMMPPGYVWAPGYWAWNHDRHIWVRGHSIMQRPGYRWEPDHWEQRDGRYARQAGYWAREDARPMPGMTMGKPMHDNGNRHNGKKDKKDKRWKDERQDSRGNGR, from the coding sequence ATGAAGCGTTATACGATGGTTCGAGGTTTGGTGCTGTCTTTGGCACTGATGGCGGGCAGCGCAGCCTGGGCACAGATCAACTTCAACATTGTTGTGGCACCCCCTGCGCCGATGTTTGAGGCCGTGCCCATGATGCCGCCGGGCTATGTGTGGGCTCCGGGTTATTGGGCCTGGAACCATGACCGCCACATCTGGGTGCGCGGGCATTCCATCATGCAGCGCCCCGGCTACCGCTGGGAGCCTGACCACTGGGAGCAACGCGATGGCCGCTACGCCCGCCAAGCCGGTTACTGGGCACGTGAGGACGCACGGCCCATGCCGGGCATGACCATGGGAAAACCCATGCATGACAACGGCAATCGTCACAACGGCAAGAAGGACAAGAAAGACAAACGCTGGAAAGATGAGCGCCAGGACTCGCGTGGCAATGGGCGCTGA
- a CDS encoding AsmA family protein produces MSLPRSVKWITGVLLALLLLITLTVALLGWNWLRAPIERMAFEKTGRTLVIGGNLEVQWGWPWPRLRAQKVSFANPAWATHAQLLTADEVSFSVNLTQLLPQVLAQKWVLTDLHLVRPTVSLELGTGGRKNWLLDVNQQDDNARFVINRLTLDQGVLSFDDALSQTHLRAELSSLPVHTGSTQAAGVAFSASGQFKGQPLRAKGTGDSVLALQNAATPYGLQVDATVGPTQIQAQGHLTNLAKLSAMDMQLTLSGNNLNELFTLTGLAMLSTHDYVIQGHLTRQANTWRYENFTGRIGTSDLAGWVQVKTGGKRPLLTAELVSQQLMLEDLGPVIGARPGHLKAAQKAVVQSGPAPGATPSSQRVMPDLPFKFEHWNSVDAEVDFRAQSLRQVTTLPLALLSTHLSLKDAVLRLDPLQFGIAGGQMNAVLTLDGRHNPIQATAKVQIRRLALAKLLPADKMGTTSASQIGGQIQLAGSGNSVGNMLAHANGNVALLVSGGEISQMVMEKAGLHLWEMFRLSLTGDKSIKLRCAVANFEVHTGDMQAKVLLLDTQVTTLLGSGNISLAQEKLDLTFNQKTKNTSPLALRSPIHVRGNFAKPLIQVDKTRMTMRALGALALGTINPLLMLLPLIDPGPGQDSDCKPWLQGK; encoded by the coding sequence ATGAGCCTGCCTCGTTCCGTCAAGTGGATCACCGGCGTTTTGCTGGCCTTACTGCTGCTGATCACCCTCACCGTAGCGTTGCTGGGCTGGAATTGGCTACGTGCGCCAATAGAGCGCATGGCTTTCGAGAAAACGGGGCGCACACTGGTGATTGGGGGCAATCTGGAGGTGCAATGGGGCTGGCCATGGCCACGACTTCGGGCGCAAAAGGTGAGCTTTGCCAACCCCGCCTGGGCCACCCATGCACAACTTCTGACCGCCGACGAGGTGTCTTTTTCTGTCAACCTCACGCAACTTCTGCCACAGGTTCTGGCGCAAAAATGGGTGCTGACCGACCTGCATCTGGTGCGCCCAACCGTGTCTTTGGAGTTGGGCACTGGTGGCCGCAAAAACTGGTTGCTGGATGTGAACCAGCAAGATGACAACGCCCGCTTCGTCATCAACCGGCTGACGCTTGACCAGGGTGTCTTGAGCTTTGACGATGCCTTGAGCCAAACCCATCTTCGGGCTGAACTCTCATCTTTACCCGTACACACCGGCAGTACCCAAGCGGCAGGTGTGGCATTCAGCGCCAGCGGGCAATTCAAGGGCCAGCCCTTGCGGGCCAAGGGCACGGGCGACTCGGTGCTGGCGCTGCAAAACGCGGCCACGCCCTATGGTTTGCAAGTGGATGCCACGGTGGGGCCGACACAGATTCAGGCGCAAGGCCATCTCACCAACCTGGCCAAGCTCAGTGCCATGGATATGCAACTGACACTCAGCGGCAACAACCTGAACGAGTTGTTCACCCTGACCGGCCTGGCCATGCTGAGCACCCACGATTACGTGATACAGGGGCACCTGACACGCCAGGCCAACACCTGGCGTTATGAGAACTTCACCGGCCGCATCGGCACCAGCGACCTGGCGGGTTGGGTACAGGTGAAAACCGGGGGTAAAAGGCCGCTGCTGACGGCCGAGCTGGTGTCACAACAGCTCATGCTGGAAGACTTGGGCCCGGTCATCGGGGCACGCCCAGGGCATTTAAAAGCCGCCCAGAAGGCGGTGGTGCAAAGCGGGCCAGCGCCGGGGGCCACGCCCAGCAGCCAACGGGTCATGCCTGATTTGCCTTTTAAGTTTGAGCATTGGAACAGCGTGGATGCCGAGGTGGACTTTCGCGCCCAGTCGCTGCGCCAAGTCACCACCCTGCCACTGGCGCTGCTAAGCACCCATTTGAGTCTGAAAGATGCGGTGCTCAGGCTAGACCCGTTGCAATTTGGTATTGCCGGGGGGCAAATGAACGCGGTCTTGACGCTGGATGGCCGCCACAACCCGATTCAAGCCACGGCCAAGGTGCAGATCCGCCGACTGGCGCTGGCCAAGCTGTTACCGGCCGACAAAATGGGCACCACCAGCGCCAGCCAGATCGGTGGCCAGATTCAACTGGCGGGCAGCGGTAATTCAGTGGGCAACATGCTGGCCCATGCCAATGGCAACGTGGCGCTGCTGGTGTCAGGCGGCGAAATCAGCCAGATGGTGATGGAAAAAGCCGGCTTGCACTTGTGGGAAATGTTCCGCTTGAGTTTGACGGGTGACAAGTCCATCAAGCTGCGTTGCGCGGTGGCCAACTTTGAGGTTCACACCGGCGACATGCAGGCCAAGGTGCTGCTGCTCGACACCCAGGTGACCACACTTTTAGGCAGCGGAAACATCAGCCTGGCGCAGGAAAAACTGGACTTGACCTTCAACCAAAAAACCAAAAACACCAGCCCCTTGGCCCTGCGCAGCCCAATTCACGTGCGCGGCAACTTTGCCAAGCCGCTGATTCAGGTGGATAAAACCCGCATGACGATGCGCGCCCTGGGGGCACTGGCACTGGGAACCATCAACCCGCTGCTGATGCTGCTTCCGCTGATTGACCCCGGCCCCGGCCAGGACAGTGATTGCAAACCGTGGCTGCAGGGGAAATGA
- the cls gene encoding cardiolipin synthase: protein MSPRLAMLHRASLALVLMLGLTSCASLPDTQALIARHSAQAARFENARGPVSMQKSAAIVAELKRRSGDLDILDKQIALEQAVSDSPLTLGNQATLLQDGQATYAAMLAAMAQAQDHINLESYIIEDDATGHQFATALLAAQARGVQVNLMYDSVGGIHTPRAFFERLQAAGVAVLEFNPVNPLAARGPWLINNRDHRKLLLVDGHTVFLGGINISSVYASGSVLHPGGKASTNAAAWRDTDLQIQGPVVAEFQKLFLQTWDKQHGPPLASKAYFPTLPAKGKDIVRAIGSTPDDPYSLIYLTLISAIGNAEKHIHITNAYFVPDPQLLSALANAAARGVEVKLILPSHSDSALVFHAGRAHYASLLKAGVQIFERQDALLHAKTVVIDGVWSTVGSTNLDWRSFLDNDEVNAVILGRPFALQMQAMFEQDLRASQAIDPARWADRPMEFKLKEWLAQFWQRLL, encoded by the coding sequence ATGAGCCCGCGGCTTGCCATGCTGCATCGGGCCAGTCTGGCGCTGGTGCTTATGCTTGGTTTGACAAGCTGCGCCAGCTTGCCCGATACCCAGGCTCTGATTGCGCGGCACAGCGCCCAGGCGGCCCGGTTTGAGAACGCGCGTGGCCCGGTGTCGATGCAGAAAAGTGCCGCCATCGTGGCGGAGCTCAAGCGCAGGTCGGGCGACCTGGACATTCTGGACAAGCAGATTGCCCTGGAGCAAGCCGTCAGCGACAGCCCGCTCACGCTGGGCAACCAGGCCACCCTGCTGCAAGACGGCCAAGCCACTTATGCGGCCATGCTGGCGGCCATGGCGCAGGCGCAAGACCATATCAACCTGGAGTCGTACATCATTGAAGACGATGCCACCGGCCACCAGTTCGCCACGGCACTGCTGGCGGCGCAGGCGCGGGGGGTGCAGGTGAACCTGATGTATGACAGTGTGGGCGGCATCCACACACCACGCGCTTTTTTTGAGCGGCTCCAGGCCGCCGGGGTGGCGGTGCTGGAGTTCAACCCGGTCAACCCGCTGGCAGCACGCGGGCCGTGGCTGATCAACAACCGGGATCACCGCAAGCTGCTCCTTGTGGATGGCCACACGGTGTTTCTGGGCGGCATCAACATCAGCAGCGTGTATGCCTCGGGCTCCGTGCTGCACCCTGGGGGCAAGGCCAGCACCAACGCCGCAGCCTGGCGTGACACCGACCTGCAAATCCAGGGCCCGGTGGTAGCCGAATTTCAGAAACTGTTCCTGCAAACCTGGGACAAACAGCACGGCCCGCCACTGGCATCCAAGGCCTACTTCCCCACCCTTCCCGCCAAAGGCAAGGACATTGTGCGGGCTATCGGCAGCACACCAGACGACCCCTACAGCCTGATCTACCTGACCCTGATCTCGGCCATTGGCAATGCGGAAAAACACATTCACATCACCAACGCCTATTTTGTGCCAGACCCGCAATTACTCAGCGCCCTGGCCAACGCCGCAGCGCGCGGGGTTGAAGTCAAGCTGATCCTGCCCAGCCATTCAGACTCGGCCCTGGTGTTTCACGCCGGGCGGGCACATTACGCCAGCCTGCTCAAGGCCGGAGTGCAGATTTTTGAGCGCCAGGATGCCTTGTTACACGCCAAAACGGTGGTGATTGACGGGGTATGGTCCACCGTGGGCTCGACCAACCTGGACTGGCGCAGCTTCCTGGACAACGACGAGGTGAACGCGGTGATTTTGGGCCGCCCCTTTGCCCTGCAAATGCAAGCCATGTTTGAACAAGACCTGCGGGCCTCGCAAGCCATTGACCCGGCCCGCTGGGCAGATCGGCCGATGGAGTTCAAGCTGAAGGAATGGTTGGCTCAGTTTTGGCAGCGGCTGCTTTAG
- a CDS encoding BON domain-containing protein has product MNTPLGLRILTTTIAGVMTISMVACGKTDDAAATPVPSTTVGTEVDDTLLTTQVKAALMDSMEVKSFDFKVETRKGEVMLSGFVENQGQIDRAVAITKAVAGVKSVDNKVSLKGGATTIGTKIDDSVITTKLKTALMADTTVKSADIAVVTRDGRVQLSGFVDNQTQIDRAIEVAHSIEGVTQVGNDMAIKK; this is encoded by the coding sequence ATGAACACCCCTCTCGGACTACGCATTCTGACCACCACCATCGCCGGCGTGATGACCATCTCCATGGTGGCCTGTGGCAAGACCGACGATGCGGCTGCCACGCCTGTGCCCAGCACCACGGTCGGCACGGAAGTGGATGACACCCTGTTGACCACCCAAGTCAAAGCGGCCCTGATGGACAGCATGGAGGTCAAGAGTTTTGACTTCAAGGTGGAAACTCGCAAAGGTGAGGTCATGCTCAGCGGTTTTGTGGAAAACCAGGGTCAGATCGACCGGGCCGTGGCTATCACCAAGGCGGTAGCCGGTGTCAAATCCGTGGACAACAAAGTCAGCCTGAAAGGCGGCGCAACCACCATTGGCACCAAGATTGACGACAGTGTCATCACCACCAAACTCAAAACGGCATTGATGGCCGACACCACGGTCAAAAGCGCCGACATTGCCGTGGTGACACGTGATGGCCGTGTACAGCTCAGCGGCTTTGTAGACAACCAGACGCAGATCGACCGGGCCATCGAAGTGGCCCACAGCATTGAAGGGGTGACCCAGGTCGGCAACGACATGGCGATCAAGAAATAG
- a CDS encoding Crp/Fnr family transcriptional regulator → MPALHNPNQNHLLAALPTKDFELLSPQLELVPLALGQMLYDPGTQMRHAYFPTTAIVSLHYVTETGASAETAGVGNEGVVGISLFMGGDTTSSSAVVQTAGHAYRLDRHVLKTEFDHAGALQHLLLRYTQALMTQMAQTAACNRHHSVEQQLCRWLLLTLDRMPEARELVMTQELVASMLGVRRESVTDAAGHLQNMGYIRYRRGHIAVVDRAGLEKSACECYGVVKKEIDRLLCDVRLRQ, encoded by the coding sequence ATGCCTGCACTTCATAACCCCAATCAAAACCATCTGTTGGCGGCTTTGCCGACCAAAGATTTTGAGCTGCTGAGCCCCCAACTGGAATTGGTGCCATTGGCACTGGGGCAAATGCTGTACGACCCCGGCACACAAATGCGCCACGCCTACTTTCCCACCACCGCCATCGTGTCGTTGCACTATGTGACTGAGACCGGGGCTTCGGCCGAAACGGCGGGCGTGGGCAACGAAGGGGTGGTGGGTATTTCGCTGTTCATGGGGGGCGACACCACCTCCAGCTCGGCGGTGGTGCAAACGGCAGGCCACGCTTACCGGCTGGATCGCCATGTGCTGAAAACAGAATTTGACCATGCCGGGGCGTTGCAACATTTGCTACTGCGCTACACCCAGGCGCTGATGACCCAAATGGCGCAAACCGCCGCCTGTAACCGACACCATTCGGTAGAGCAGCAACTGTGCCGCTGGCTGCTGCTGACGCTGGACCGCATGCCCGAGGCGCGTGAGCTGGTAATGACACAGGAGCTGGTGGCCAGTATGCTGGGCGTGCGCCGCGAAAGCGTCACCGATGCTGCCGGGCACTTGCAAAACATGGGCTACATCCGCTACCGCCGGGGCCACATTGCGGTGGTGGATCGCGCCGGGCTGGAGAAAAGCGCCTGCGAATGTTATGGCGTGGTCAAGAAAGAGATTGACCGCCTGCTCTGTGACGTGCGTTTGCGCCAGTAG
- a CDS encoding response regulator, translating into MPMTVEIHKARILIVDDQAANVQLLEQLLAEAGYTQVSSTMKPQEVCALHRKHPYDLILLDLQMPEMDGFQVMEGLKTNVTDAYLPVIVLTAQPGHKLRALLAGAKDFISKPFDLVEVKTRIYNMLEVRLLYQKLADYNRLLEATVAERTAELRESEARYRSLTELASDWYWEQDEDGHFTKVSGPVLEMLGLQVEPLRGEADPATLSGWNETERDTLRATIVQRQPFLDLVFHRTLADGSLQSFQVSGEPMFNSSSRFVGYRGIGVELTAKP; encoded by the coding sequence ATGCCCATGACGGTCGAAATTCACAAAGCCCGCATCCTGATCGTGGACGATCAAGCGGCCAATGTGCAACTGCTGGAGCAGTTGCTGGCGGAGGCGGGCTACACCCAGGTGAGCTCGACCATGAAGCCGCAAGAGGTGTGTGCGCTGCACCGCAAACATCCGTATGACCTGATCCTGCTGGACTTGCAAATGCCCGAGATGGACGGTTTCCAGGTGATGGAAGGGCTCAAAACCAACGTCACCGACGCTTACCTGCCGGTGATTGTGCTCACCGCCCAGCCGGGCCACAAACTGCGCGCCCTGCTGGCCGGGGCCAAAGATTTCATCAGCAAGCCGTTTGACCTGGTCGAGGTGAAAACCCGCATTTACAACATGCTGGAAGTGCGCCTGCTGTACCAAAAACTGGCCGACTACAACCGGCTGCTGGAAGCCACCGTGGCCGAGCGCACCGCCGAATTACGCGAGAGCGAGGCCCGCTACCGCAGCCTGACCGAGCTGGCCTCAGACTGGTACTGGGAGCAAGACGAAGACGGGCATTTCACCAAGGTGTCCGGCCCGGTGCTGGAAATGCTGGGCCTGCAGGTGGAGCCGTTACGTGGTGAAGCCGATCCGGCAACGCTGAGCGGCTGGAATGAGACCGAGCGTGACACCTTGCGCGCCACCATCGTGCAGCGCCAGCCGTTTCTGGACCTGGTGTTTCACCGCACCCTGGCCGACGGCAGCCTACAAAGTTTTCAGGTCAGCGGCGAGCCCATGTTCAACAGCAGCAGCCGCTTTGTTGGCTACCGGGGCATTGGGGTCGAACTCACAGCCAAACCCTAA
- a CDS encoding DUF3309 family protein — MSLGTILLIVLILMLIGVIPTWPHSQNWGYGPSGGLGLVLIVVVVLLLTGRL, encoded by the coding sequence ATGAGCTTGGGAACCATACTGTTGATCGTGCTGATTTTGATGCTGATTGGTGTCATACCCACCTGGCCCCACAGCCAGAACTGGGGCTATGGGCCCAGTGGCGGCTTGGGGCTGGTGCTGATTGTGGTGGTGGTGCTGCTGTTGACCGGGCGCTTGTAA